The following proteins are encoded in a genomic region of Corylus avellana chromosome ca4, CavTom2PMs-1.0:
- the LOC132179142 gene encoding transcription factor MYB105-like produces the protein MSNKNEIDRLSSYSFYADMGSLSLAPNNGVASSAAAVSSSQESNLSKNSEVENGRACWGGFHSITRSFEEHHSSDAEGSDGFGQNNANLNDKKSKLCARGHWRPAEDTKLKELVALYGPQNWNLIAEKLEGRSGKSCRLRWFNQLDPRINRRAFSEEEEERLMQAHRIYGNKWAMIARLFPGRTDNAVKNHWHVIMARKFREQSSAYRRRKLGNPSGDAAATTRTEPLPYCLNLSNGELTNITTTTFPFGAFNGGGVDYGLSSGGEAISRNSSSKLLPYTAFCAQQTPFDFVPGCKGNEMMGRLMRQGRSWDEGLYPHQQQQAPFLMAMQQSNSNNNHSPYSLLESSSAARPQVSASEPSSSAAESRVGSQFEGIPPPFIDFLGVGAT, from the exons ATGAGCAACAAGAATGAAATAGATCGCCTCAGCAGCTACTCATTTTATGCAGACATGGGTTCTCTCTCCCTGGCTCCCAACAATGGAGTAGCTTCTTCAGCCGCAGCAGTCTCTTCTTCACAGGAAAGTAACCTCTCTAAGAATTCTGAGGTGGAAAACGGGAGAGCTTGTTGGGGGGGTTTTCACTCAATTACAAGAAGCTTTGAAGAACACCACAGCAGCGACGCTGAGGGCAGTGATGGTTTTGGGCAAAACAATGCCAACCTTAATGATAAGAAGTCAAAGCTTTGTGCCAGAGGGCATTGGAGGCCTGCAGAGGATACAAAGCTCAAGGAGCTTGTCGCTCTTTATGGCCCTCAGAACTGGAACCTTATAGCAGAGAAGTTGGAAGGAAGATCAG GGAAGAGCTGCAGACTGAGATGGTTTAACCAGTTGGACCCAAGGATAAATAGAAGAGCTTttagtgaagaagaagaagaaaggctaATGCAAGCTCATAGAATTTATGGGAATAAATGGGCTATGATAGCAAGGCTTTTCCCGGGAAGAACTGATAATGCAGTGAAGAACCATTGGCATGTTATTATGGCAAGGAAGTTTAGGGAACAATCCAGTGCTTACAGGAGGAGAAAGCTGGGAAATCCAAGCGGAGATGCAGCTGCCACAACAAGAACAGAACCGCTACCTTACTGTCTCAATCTCTCCAACGGAGAACTCACCAATATTACTACTACTACTTTCCCCTTTGGAGCCTTTAATGGTGGTGGGGTTGATTATGGCTTAAGCAGTGGAGGAGAAGCAATCTCAAGGAACAGCAGCAGCAAGCTCCTTCCCTACACTGCTTTCTGTGCACAACAGACTCCTTTTGACTTCGTCCCGG GTTGTAAGGGCAATGAGATGATGGGGAGGTTGATGAGGCAGGGCAGATCTTGGGATGAAGGTTTGTATCCCCACCAGCAGCAGCAGGCTCCTTTTTTGATGGCAATGCAACAGTCAAACTCAAACAACAACCACAGCCCATACAGTTTATTAGAGTCGTCGTCAGCAGCAAGGCCTCAAGTTTCAGCCAGTGAGCCTTCATCATCAGCTGCAGAAAGCAGGGTAGGCAGCCAATTTGAGGGCATTCCACCACCATTCATTGACTTTCTTGGAGTAGGAGCCACATGA
- the LOC132178429 gene encoding L-ascorbate oxidase-like, whose translation MVQCRSCLCLVAFFVFSVMMISSVNPTAEAKPGIHFHKWEVKYAYKSPDCFKKLAITINGDSPGPTIYAAQGDRVVVTLTNTLPTENVAVHWHGIRQIGTPWSDGTEGVTQCPIMPGDSFTYEFVVDRAGTYLYHAHYGMQLSAGLYGFIIVSIPLHGVPEPFVYDQDRSIILKDWYHATTYEQATSLSSIPFGWVGEPQSLLINGRGRFNCSLLNAPSSDHSEICDATNPECSPYSLTVVHGETYRLRIGSLTSLSALSFQIEGHNMTVVEADGNYVEAFETKNLYINSGETYSVLVTADQDPSRNYWITTNVVNREPSTPTGLAIFNYYPNHPHKYPPTAPTTGPLWNDIASQLAQSRAIRAHHDFIQPPPPKSDRVIVLLNTQNLIDGYNRWSLNNRSLTLPHTPYLIALKQNFTDAFDQNPPPDSYDIANYDISKVPHNVNATSSNAVYRISFNTTVDIILQNANTMTPGSSETHPWHMHGHDFWVLGYGSNKFDVVKDPATYNLVDPIMKNTVALYPYGWTALRFRADNPGVWIFHCHIEPHFFMGMGIVFEAGVEMVGTLPTSIMGCGETKRLMRP comes from the exons ATGGTACAGTGCAGAAGTTGTTTGTGTTTGGTagctttttttgtcttttctgtAATGATGATCAGTAGTGTTAATCCAACGGCCGAGGCAAAACCTGGGATTCACTTTCACAAATGGGAGGTGAAATATGCCTACAAGTCTCCCGATTGCTTCAAGAAGCTGGCTATAACAATCAACGGGGATTCTCCAGGGCCTACCATCTATGCTGCACAAGGGGATAGAGTCGTTGTTACTCTCACCAACACTTTGCCCACCGAGAATGTTGCTGTCCATTGGCATGGAATCCGACAG ATTGGAACACCTTGGAGTGATGGAACTGAAGGGGTGACTCAATGTCCAATCATGCCAGGAGATTCTTTCACGTACGAGTTTGTAGTTGACAGA gCAGGGACGTATCTATACCATGCGCATTATGGAATGCAATTATCAGCAGGGCTGTATGGATTCATTATTGTTTCAATACCTCTTCATGGAGTTCCTGAGCCATTTGTGTATGATCAAGATCGAAGCATCATTCTTAAAGATTGGTACCATGCTACCACTTACGAGCAAGCCACGAGCTTATCTTCCATACCCTTCGGTTGGGTTGGAGAGCCACAG tcaCTTTTGATAAATGGAAGAGGAAGGTTCAACTGCTCTCTTCTTAATGCACCAAGCTCAGATCATTCGGAAATTTGTGATGCAACAAATCCTGAATGTTCTCCCTACAGTTTAACAGTAGTTCATGGAGAAACTTATAGATTGAGGATTGGCAGCTTGACTTCTCTATCAGCTTTGAGCTTCCAAATTGAA GGCCATAATATGACCGTTGTAGAAGCCGACGGGAACTATGTTGAGgcatttgaaacaaaaaacctatatataaattCCGGTGAGACATACTCGGTTTTAGTAACCGCCGACCAAGATCCTTCAAGAAACTATTGGATCACTACAAACGTTGTTAACCGGGAACCATCAACCCCGACCGGTCTGGCCATCTTCAATTACTATCCAAACCATCCCCATAAATACCCTCCAACGGCTCCAACCACAGGCCCTCTCTGGAACGACATAGCTTCACAACTGGCTCAGAGCCGTGCCATCAGGGCACACCATGACTTTATACAACCGCCGCCTCCTAAATCAGATAGGGTGATTGTGCTTCTCAACACACAAAATTTGATCGATGGTTATAACCGCTGGTCTTTAAATAACAGATCTCTCACACTTCCCCACACTCCTTACCTCATTGcactaaaacaaaatttcacCGACGCCTTTGATCAAAACCCACCTCCGGATAGCTATGACATTGCAAATTATGACATATCCAAGGTTCCTCACAACGTAAACGCCACATCTAGCAATGCCGTTTATAGGATAAGCTTCAATACGACAGTGGATATTATACTGCAAAATGCAAACACCATGACCCCGGGTTCCAGCGAGACACATCCTTGGCATATGCACGGCCATGATTTCTGGGTTTTAGGCTACGGAAGCAATAAGTTTGATGTGGTAAAAGATCCGGCAACGTACAACCTCGTTGATCCGATCATGAAGAACACAGTGGCTCTATATCCATATGGATGGACTGCTTTGAGGTTTCGGGCGGATAATCCAGGTGTCTGGATATTCCATTGTCATATTGAGCCTCACTTCTTCATGGGTATGGGGATTGTGTTTGAAGCTGGGGTAGAGATGGTGGGAACGTTGCCCACATCCATTATGGGCTGTGGTGAAACTAAACGCTTGATGAGGccttag